The Fundidesulfovibrio magnetotacticus genome contains a region encoding:
- the rpmG gene encoding 50S ribosomal protein L33 yields MRLNIILQCTECKRKNYATEKNKKNTTGRLEVKKYCPWDKKHTVHREAK; encoded by the coding sequence ATGCGCCTGAACATCATCTTGCAGTGCACCGAGTGCAAGCGCAAGAACTACGCGACGGAAAAGAACAAGAAGAATACGACCGGACGGCTCGAGGTGAAAAAGTATTGTCCCTGGGACAAGAAACACACCGTGCACCGCGAGGCTAAATAG